The Passer domesticus isolate bPasDom1 chromosome 31, bPasDom1.hap1, whole genome shotgun sequence genome has a window encoding:
- the ATP5F1B gene encoding ATP synthase subunit beta, mitochondrial: MLGLAGRSAAAAAAAARPLLPRGAAPGRDLLPLLLGRGAAPAVAVGARRDYAAQAAPAAKAGSSTGRIVAVIGAVVDVQFDEGLPPILNALEVQGRETRLVLEVAQHLGENTVRTIAMDGTEGLVRGQKVLDSGAPIRIPVGPETLGRIMNVIGEPIDERGPITTKQFAAIHAEAPEFVEMSVEQEILVTGIKVVDLLAPYAKGGKIGLFGGAGVGKTVLIMELINNVAKAHGGYSVFAGVGERTREGNDLYHEMIESGVINLKDATSKVALVYGQMNEPPGARARVALTGLTVAEYFRDQEGQDVLLFIDNIFRFTQAGSEVSALLGRIPSAVGYQPTLATDMGTMQERITTTRKGSITSVQAIYVPADDLTDPAPATTFAHLDATTVLSRAIAELGIYPAVDPLDSTSRIMDPNIVGPEHYDVARGVQKILQDYKSLQDIIAILGMDELSEEDKLTVARARKIQRFLSQPFQVAEVFTGHMGKLVPLKETIKGFKQILAGEYDHLPEQAFYMVGPIEEAVAKAEKLAEEHA, translated from the exons ATGTTGGGGCTCGCGGGTCgttccgccgccgccgccgccgccgcggcccggCCGCTGCtgccccgcggggccgccccgggcCGCGACCTCCTCCCGCTGCTCCtcggccgcggggccgccccggctGTCGCCGTCGGGGCGC GACGGGACTATGCGGCCCAGGCAGCCCCTGCCGCCAAGGCCGGCTCCTCCACCGGCCGCATCGTGGCCGTCATCGGGGCCGTGGTGGATGTGCAGTTCGACGAGGGGCTGCCCCCCATCCTGAACGCCCTGgaggtgcagggcagggagacgCGGCTGGTGTTGGAGGTGGCTCAGCACCTGG GGGAGAACACCGTGCGCACCATCGCCATGGACGGCACGGAAGGGCTGGTGAGGGGACAGAAGGTGCTGGACTCCGGTGCTCCCATCCGCATCCCCGTGGGCCCCGAGACCCTGGGCAGGATCATGAATGTCATTGGGGAGCCCATCGACGAGAGGGGCCCCATCACGACCAAACA gtTTGCTGCTATCCACGCCGAGGCCCCTGAGTTCGTGGAGATGAGTGTGGAGCAGGAGATCCTGGTGACAGGGATCAAGGTCGTGGATCTGCTGGCTCCCTATGCCAAGGGTGGCAAGATCG GTTTGTTTGGAGGTGCTGGTGTGGGCAAGACCGTGCTGATCATGGAGCTGATCAACAACGTGGCCAAGGCCCACGGTGGTTACTCTGTGTTCGCCGGCGTGGGCGAGAGAACCCGCGAGGGCAACGACTTGTACCACGAGATGATCGAGTCTGGGGTCATCAACCTCAAAGATGCCACTTCCAAG GTCGCCCTGGTCTACGGGCAGATGAACGAGCCCCCGGGCGCCCGTGCCAGGGTGGCCCTGACGGGGCTGACGGTGGCCGAGTACTTCAGGGACCAGGAGGGTCAGGACGTGCTGCTCTTCATCGACAACATCTTCCGCTTCACCCAGGCTGGCTCCGAg GTGTCGGCCCTGCTGGGCAGAATCCCCTCTGCTGTGGGCTACCAGCCCACGCTGGCCACTGACATGGGCACCATGCAGGAGCGTATCACCACCACGCGCAAGGGCTCCATCACCTCCGTGCAG gctaTTTACGTGCCAGCTGACGACTTGACCGACCCTGCACCTGCCACCACCTTCGCCCACTTGGACGCCACCACGGTGTTGTCCCGTGCCATCGCCGAGCTGGGCATCTACCCGGCCGTGGACCCCCTGGACTCCACCTCGCGCATCATGGACCCCAACATCGTGGGGCCCGAGCACTACGACGTGGCTCGGGGTGTGCAGAAGATCCTCCag GACTACAAGTCACTGCAGGACATCATCGCCATCCTGGGCATGGACGAGTTGTCCGAGGAGGACAAACTGACGGTGGCCCGCGCCCGCAAGATCCAGCGCTTCCTGTCCCAGCCCTTCCAGGTGGCCGAGGTCTTCACCGGCCACATGGGCAAGTTGGTGCCGCTCAAGGAGACCATCAAGGGCTTCAAGCAGATCCTGGCAG GTGAATACGACCACCTGCCCGAGCAGGCTTTCTACATGGTGGGGCCCATCGAGGAGGCGGTGGCCAAGGCAGAGAAGCTGGCAGAGGAACACGCCTGA
- the PTGES3 gene encoding prostaglandin E synthase 3, whose amino-acid sequence MQPASAKWYDRRDYVFIEFCVEDSKDVNVNFEKSKLTFSCLGGSDNFKHLNEIDLFNNIDPNESKHKRTDRSILCCLRKGESGQAWPRLTKERAKLNWLSVDFNNWKDWEDDSDEDMSNFDRFSEMMNNMGGDDDVDLPEVDGADDDSPDSDDEKMPDLE is encoded by the exons gcagCCTGCCTCTGCAAAGTGGTACGACCGGAGGGACTACGTCTTCATCGAGTTCTGCGTTGAGGACAGCAAAGACGTAAATGTAAATTTTGAAAAGTCCAAACTCACCTTCAG TTGTCTTGGAGGAAGTGATAACTTTAAACATTTAAATGAAATCGATCTTTTTAACAATATCGATCCAAAT gAATCAAAGCATAAAAGAACAGACAGATCCATCCTGTGCTGTTTACGAAAAGGAGAGTCCGGTCAGGCGTGGCCCAGGTTAACAAAAGAGAGGGCAAAG CTCAACTGGCTCAGCGTGGACTTCAACAACTGGAAAGATTGGGAAGATGATTCAGATGAAGACATGTCCAATTTTGATCGCTTTTCTGAG ATGATGAACAACATGGGAGGAGACGACGACGTAGACTTGCCAGAAGTAGATGGGGCAGATGAT gACTCACCAGACAGTGACGATGAAA aAATGCCGGATCTGGAGTAA
- the LOC135287787 gene encoding basic proline-rich protein-like: MEAGEAGGEDGVSPRSAKRSGVPPPEPGPNRRNRPSQRRAPFPGAVNGPLPPAPPAPPPPRPRTWQAARAPLRRRGAGGGSAWRGPSAAPVPGRGRSDPLRYRAGAAEPNPRPEAPRAAGRSRDRPRPVPSFPPPPPQPRSPPPPPPPARHGGRSGVTGSGAAVASPGAGARPPRTGIVPPPFRTPPPRRALSRSCPPRSSQPQLDPRDRRRTRDPAGHRCSPVGPRGHRNLPPAPPGPRDPR; the protein is encoded by the exons ATGGAAGCGGGGGAAGCGGGGGGAGAGGACGGCGTCTCACCGAGGTCAGCAAAGCGGAGCGGAGTGCCGCCGCCGGAGCCGGGCCCAAACCGCCGCAACCGACCCTCGCAGCGCCGGGCTCCCTTCCCCGGGGCCGTTAACGGCCCGTTACCGCCCGCACCCCCCGCTCCTCCTCCGCCGCGACCCCGCACCTGGCAGGCGGCGCGGGCCCCGCTcaggcggcgcggggcggggggcggctcGGCATGGCGCGGCCCCTCCGCCGCTCCGGTaccgggccggggccgctccgaTCCGCTCCGGtaccgggccggggccgcggagCCCAACCCGCGGCCGGAAGCGCCTCGCGCCGCCGGGCGGTCCCGGGACCGcccccgtcccgtcccgtccttcccccccccacccccccaaccccgttctcctcctcctcctcccccccccgCACGTCACGGCGGCCGCAGTGGCGTCACCGGGAGCGGCGCCGCCGTGGCGTCACCGGGGGCGGGCGCGCGCCCAC CCCGCACCGGGATCGTCCCCCCCCCGTTCcgcaccccccccccccgccgcgCTCTCTCCCGTTCGTGCCCCCCTCGCTCCTCGCAGCCCCAGCTCGACCCCCGGGACCGGCGGCGCACCCGGGACCCCGCGGGGCACCGGTGCTCTCCGGTTGGGCCGCGGGGACACCGGAAcctccccccagctccccccggCCCCCGGGATCCCCGGTGA